The Raphanus sativus cultivar WK10039 chromosome 2, ASM80110v3, whole genome shotgun sequence genome includes a region encoding these proteins:
- the LOC108842526 gene encoding uncharacterized protein LOC108842526, with the protein MSRSPSFSVKPELTIKPDLDSLSKWIHSFCIMRFDLEQGQILEESYPPDSLSQQEEIQVSFNSFPDSVSQKQHNNRSSIHDCIFFFRFLNNNNTYLYGYVFNRQRHDERLKRGGEQKSVVILSHTPYSSVFRPLLQIIGPLYFDVGNKAIEHVAGFVSLWPPPVPGKLMELPIGNATLKVNLPPPHSLPLEKEGVLYYHEESASSMAPLLPTNQSVPQGLFHDADLFGVYRGLLLQLWTLWELLLIGEPILIIAPTPPQCSEAVACLVSLVAPLFCSVDFRPYFTIHDPGFARLNSLREGEAFPPMVLGVTNLFFLKALRSMPHVVSVGTPSLNSNRVPFSSRSSAGRLSGGGKSEAFGRFSPTNLLNAVKLRRDGPLCLMTEHKEALWTSYSAVTKPDTSVLNRLVDAGMSPRVEESMSVVNNEILRRHFLELTTNFLAPFGPYFQVNAPSDGTSPYVAPPALPSFGADEFLSNLSARGVGKFLSKRMKSNWPDLYRRFLQGPNFVPWFQRRRAVAEQEQRRLWKLARMRTDMRLITCQMNELEAVDSFDAIEKYINEEVKLRESGGGDADSEASFEKLKKDLQAVFSVLPRDMQELLLSNPQRASLLQDPSELQ; encoded by the exons ATGAGCCGCTCTCCATCCTTCTCGGTGAAGCCCGAGCTCACTATAAAACCCGATCTCGACTCTCTATCGAAATGGATCCACTCCTTCTGCATAATGAGATTCGACCTAGAACAAGGCCAAATCCTAGAAGAATCCTACCCACCGGACTCCCTCTCCCAACAAGAAGAGATCCAAGTCTCCTTCAACTCCTTCCCCGACTCCGTCTCCCAAAAACAACACAACAACCGCTCCAGCATCCACGactgcatcttcttcttccgcttcctcaacaacaacaacacctaCCTATACGGTTACGTGTTCAACAGACAGAGACACGACGAGAGACTAAAACGAGGAGGCGAGCAGAAGTCCGTCGTCATACTCTCCCACACACCTTACTCCTCCGTCTTCAGACCGTTACTACAAATCATCGGTCCTCTCTACTTCGACGTCGGGAACAAAGCCATAGAGCACGTCGCCGGCTTCGTCTCTCTATGGCCTCCCCCCGTCccagggaagctcatggagctTCCCATCGGTAACGCAACGCTCAAAGTCAACTTACCTCCTCCTCACAGCCTTCCTCTGGAGAAGGAAGGTGTGTTGTACTACCACGAGGAGTCCGCTTCCTCAATGGCTCCTCTCCTTCCCACGAACCAATCTGTTCCTCAAGGTCTCTTCCACGACGCCGATCTCTTCGGGGTTTACAGAGGGTTGTTGTTGCAGTTATGGACGTTATGGGAGCTGCTGCTGATCGGTGAGCCGATTCTCATCATAGCGCCGACCCCGCCGCAGTGTTCGGAGGCGGTTGCTTGTCTTGTGAGTCTTGTTGCGCCGTTGTTCTGCAGTGTTGATTTTAGACCGTATTTCACTATACATGATCCGGGCTTCGCTAGGTTGAACTCTCTCCGGGAAGGAGAGGCTTTCCCTCCTATGGTGTTGGGTGTGACTAATCTCTTTTTCCTCAAGGCGCTTCGTAGTATGCCTCATGTTGTCTCCGTTGGAACGCCTTCTCTGAACTCGAACCGCGTGCCGTTTTCTAGCAGGTCTTCCGCTGGGAGATTATCCGGTGGTGGTAAGTCTGAAGCGTTTGGAAGATTCTCTCCTACGAACTTGCTGAACGCGGTGAAGCTTAGGAGAGATGGACCTCTGTGTCTTATGACGGAGCACAAGGAAGCTCTCTGGACGAGTTACTCGGCGGTGACGAAGCCGGATACTTCGGTTTTGAATAGGCTTGTGGATGCTGGGATGTCTCCTAGAGTTGAGGAGTCGATGTCGGTTGTGAATAATGAGATTCTGAGACGGCATTTCTTGGAGTTGACTACCAACTTCTTGGCTCCTTTTGGTCCTTATTTTCAGGTTAACGCTCCTTCTGATGGCACTTCCCCTTATGTCGCCCCCCCTGCGCTTCCTTCTTTCGGTGCTGATGAGTTTCTTTCGAACTTATCCGCGAGAGGTGTTGGCAAGTTCTTGTCTAAACGCATGAAATCAAACTGGCCTGACTTGTATAG GCGGTTTTTACAAGGGCCTAATTTTGTTCCCTGGTTCCAAAGACGGCGTGCGGTTGCTGAGCAAGAACAGCGTAGGTTATGGAAGCTGGCTAGAATGAGGACTGATATGCGGCTGATTACATGTCAGATGAATGAACTGGAAGCTGTGGACTCCTTTGATGCCATTGAGAAGTACATTAATGAGGAAGTCAAG TTGAGGGAATCAGGAGGAGGAGATGCAGATTCAGAAGCAAGTTTTGAGAAACTGAAGAAGGATTTACAGGCGGTGTTTAGTGTACTGCCAAGGGATATGCAGGAGCTTTTGCTCTCAAATCCGCAAAGAGCATCACTACTTCAAGATCCATCAGAGCTCCAATGA
- the LOC108824071 gene encoding uncharacterized protein LOC108824071 has product MALTVSTGGGGASLRSIDLTNSSRNPFSTSKLHYPSRARLHIVSASKKTSSQTGRFDSKKRRTLVPTTTTKEQPEESNGLYDENPPSQLETAYDDDDEDRFAVNTRFRGDPKDAPKISVKDLPGLEPDPFEGPQWDGLGFFVQYLWAFGILFALISGAIAAGTYNEGATDFKETPVYKEAMESRDLLDESEGSNSEDVFESNPTEVAPSLE; this is encoded by the exons atggctcTCACCGTGAGCACCGGTGGCGGAGGAGCTAGCCTCCGCTCCATAGACCTCACGAATTCTTCTCGTAATCCCTTCTCCACCTCCAAACTCCATTACCCATCGAGAGCCCGTCTTCACATAGTCTCTGCCTCCAAAAAAACATCCTCCCAAACCGGTCGGTTCGACAGCAAGAAGCGTCGGACCCTCGTCCCGACAACAACAACCAAAGAACAGCCGGAAGAAAGCAACGGTCTCTACGACGAGAACCCGCCTTCTCAGCTCGAAACCGCCTACGACGATGACGACGAAGATAGGTTTGCGGTGAACACACGCTTCAGAGGCGATCCAAAAGACGCGCCAAAGATTTCGGTTAAGGATCTTCCCGGGCTTGAACCGGATCCATTCGAAGGTCCTCAGTGGGATGGTTTAGGGTTCTTCGTTCAATACCTATGGGCTTTCGGGATCCTCTTCGCG TTAATCTCCGGTGCTATTGCGGCGGGGACGTACAACGAAGGTGCGACGGACTTCAAGGAGACGCCAGTGTATAAGGAGGCGATGGAGTCACGTGACCTTCTTGATGAATCAGAGGGTTCGAACTCCGAAGATGTGTTCGAGTCTAATCCGACAGAAGTGGCGCCTAGTTTGGAATAG